The Amycolatopsis endophytica genome includes the window TGGTGGTGACGATGACCTCGCGGTCGCCACCTACTCAACCTTGGTCGGCGTCTTCTGCGCCACGGTCTGTCCGGCTTGTGTCGAGTACGGGCCGGACGCACTGACCTGGTTCAGCGCCGCGGAACTGGTTCTCGCGCATTGTGAACATCTCGGCTGCGATTTGGACGCGATGGCTGATGCGCTCGACATGGAAAGACGAAAGGAGTGAGGTGAATGCAGATCCAGGCAATCAACAAACGGGCGCGGGAGCGTTACGGAAATTTCGTGACCGCGATGGACCTGGTGTTGGAAGCGCTGGAGGGCCTGACCGGGCTGATCGAGAAGGTCGACGACAAACACCAGGACGAGGGCTCCGGCTGGGCGGTGGCCACGCAGGACGAGCTGAAGGGGTTCCGCTCGCAGGCCACCGATGAGCTGGAGCGTCTGCGGACGGTGGCGAAGAAGTACGAGACCGAGCTCGTCTCCCGTGATTGGAGGGTCTGAGGTGGCAGGGCATCAGGTGGACCGGGCGCTCGATGCGGTGGATGCCGCGATGCGGCAGCTCCGGCAGGCGATCAAGGGCATTCCGGTGCGACGGGAGGGCTTCAAGGGCCACCACGACCGGATGGCCAAAGCCGTCGCCAAGCTGACCGTCGCACTGTCGGACTCCCGCGCCGCGATCAAGGACTAACCACAACGACACAGCAGCAGGGACCGGCTCGACCACCAACAACCACGGGGGTGGCGGGCCGGTCCCTTTTTGTCTCTGGAAGGGACTTCACAGCAATGGCTACGGAATTCTCCAAGCGCGCCAAGGGCGCGGAGGTCAAGGCAGTCGCGTGGATCGGCCGGCACCCGGGAAGCATCCTCACCCCGGCCGCGGTGACCGCCTCCGGTCTCGAACTCGGCTGGGCCACCACCGGCGGCATCCTCGGCGGCACCGCGGCCGGTCTGGGCGCCTGGTATCGAGCACACCCGGACACCTTCGACCGGTTCGCCGCACCGCGGATGCGGGCCTGGCGTCGCCGTTGGGTCACCTACCTCGGACGGCGCTGGCGCAACGCCCTGATCGCGTGCGACCTGTTCACCACCAACCGCAAGACCGGCGAACTGCACATCCCGCGCCTGGTTCGAATCCGCTCGTACAGCCCGAGCGTGGACACCCTCTACGTCAAGCTGCACCCGGGGCAGCACTTGCGCCAGTTCGAAGCCAAGCTGCCGGAGCTGACCGAGGCGCTCAAGGTCGAGCGGATCGCGATTGAGCGGGTCAAGCCGCTGCTGATCGCCCTGGTCGTCGAGCGCTCCGAGTCCTTCACTGAGGTGATCGAGGCACCCGAGATGCCCTACGACTCGGATGCGGTGGAGCTGACCAGCCTCTACGTCGGTGAGACCGAGTACGGCGTGGACTGGCGGCTCGCGACGTTGGGGCAGCACCTGTTCGTCGCGGGCACCACCGGGGCGGGCAAGAACTCCGTGGTCAACGCCCTGCTGCGGGGGCTGGCTCCGATGATCCGGGACGGGTCGGTGCGGCTGTGGATCTGCGACCCGAAGCAGATGGAGTTCGCGAAGCTCGCCGGGATCGCGCACCGCTACGCCACGGACGAAGGCGAGTGTGCCGCGCTGGTCGAGGAGTACGTGGAGGACATGCAGGCTACCCAGCGGAGCCTGGCCGAGCAGGGCAAACGCAAGATCACCCCGTCGCCGATCACGCCGCTGAACTTGCTGATCCTCGACGAGATGGGCGCTCTGCTGGCCTACGGTGACGGCGGCACCGCCCGCAGTCTCAAGCGTCAACTGGCCCTGGTCGGCTCCCAGGGACGGGCTACCGGGCACTCGATGATCGGGCTGGTGCAGGAACCGACCAAGGACACCGTGCCCGTGCGGGACCTGTTCACTACCAGGGTGTGCCTGCGGGTCACTTCGGCCGCGCACGTGGACATGGTGCTCGGTGAAAACGCTCGCCTCCGTGGCGCGCTGGCCGACGAGATCCCCAACGTCGCGGAGACCTCGGGCATCGGCTACGTCATCCGTCAGCGCTCCCGCGTTCCCATGCGCGTCCGGGCCGCCTACGTCGATGACCGGGAGCTGGATGAGCTGGTGGAGTTCGTGCGGGCTGGTTGGCGCGGTGCTGACCTGCGGGTGGTGGCCTGATGCTGACCCTGCGGTTCCTGTGGTCCTGGACCAAAGTCACCGGCCTCGGCTTCCTGGCCTTGGTCATCGAACGGGCGGTGATCACCGGTTTCTGGGGCTTCACACTCGCCGCCGCGATCACGATCGGCGTCTGGGCTGTGATCACCGTGGGCCTGTACCGGGAGTGGAGAGCGCACGGCACCGGCTACCGGCACGAGGTCAACGAATGGGTCGCGGGCCGACCTGACCGGCGGCCGTGATGGTGAACGACCAGTTCGGCCTGTTCGCCCCGTCGACCACCGACACACCCGCACCGGCACGGCCGTCCCTGCCGCCGCGGCCCCGCAAGCGCACACGTTCCATGGTGAACCCGGGTGTTGCTCAGGATGTGCTGGCGGAGGTGCAGGACGGCCGGTACGGGCTGCTGGACGACTCCGATCGGGTCGTGCTGTTCGAGGACACCGACCGCGTGCGGATCGCCACCGACGAAGACGCGGTACACGCCCTCCTGGCGGGCCGCTATGTCGAACGTTGCCCCGCCCGCGACACCGTGTCCTGCCTCCACGGAGCCATCCGGCGGCCGGTCTCGCCGCTGCGGCTTACCAGGCAGGGCAGGAACCTGCTGTCGCGTTGGTCCGCGCTCAAACCCTACTGACGGAAGGAGAATCACCGTGTCCAAGGCGGACACCCTGCGGGGCACCGGCACTCGGCTGGTGGAGGTGGTGCGGGTGCTGGTCACCGTCGTGCTCGGTGGGATCGGCGCGGCTGCCGGGTTCACCCACACCCACGACTGGGCCGTCCACCACGGACAAGCCGGGTGGCTCGCCTGGGCCGACGCCGTGGTCATCGAAGGCATCGCCATCGTGGCCGGGTTCGAGGTCCGCCGTGACCACCAGCGCGGCAACACCCGGTTCCTCACCTTCCCGATGGTCGTCCTGGTGGCCGGGTTCGGGATTCAGATGACCGCCCAGGTCGCCCTGGCCGAACCGACCCCTGGCGGCTGGCTGCTCGCCGCGATGCCCGCTCTGGGATTCCTGGTGGTGGTGAAGCTCCTCATGCGTCGCGCACCCGCCGACACCGCACCTGAGCCCCCGGCGGCACCCGCACCGGCCACATCCACGGCACCGGCTCCGCCCTCGACACCTGCACCGGTGCGGGGCTCGACGCTGGCGAAACTGCCGGCCGGAGTCCGCGACACCGTCACCCGCACCACCGAGGCCGCGCACGCCGCGGGACGCCCGGTCACCGCCGACGAGTTGTCCACCGCGGTGAAACTGCCCGACGCGATGCTCACCGCCCTGCTCGACGAGCTGAACACCCGCGTCAACCACCACCCCGTCACCACCTGACCAGGGGCTTCCGGGGGCGCGCTGTTTGGCCCCCGAAAGCCACAAGATCACTACCCCGTCCGCTCGGCGCTAACCGCGCCGCGCACCACGAAGGGCGGGCCACCGGCACCAACCGCCGCGCTGGCCCGCCCTTCCTCACGTCTGCACAACCTCTGGAGGCTGTCCATGCCCCATGTATCCCTCAACCTCGACCTCGCCGCTCGGATCCAGCAGCGGCTCACCGCCCCGGACTACCGGCGCTGGCGGTCACGAGTCGAGGCCACCGGCGGGTGCCTCAAACCCGTCCACCTCTCCGGCTTCCGCAAGCTCATCGACCGCACCACCGGCACCGTGCTCGACCGGCTTGCCGGAACGATCTACGCCCCGTGCGGCAACCGCCGCGCCTCGGTCTGCCCGGCCTGCTCCGACCGCTACGCCGGAGACGCCTTCCAGCTCATCCGCGCCGGAGTCGCCGGAGGCAAGGCCATCCCCGCCGACGTAGCCGACAAGCCGCGGCTGTTCGTCACCCTCACGGCTCCGAGCTTCGGCGCGGTCCACACCCGGCCGACGACCCGGCACGGCAAGCCCCGTCCCTGCCCGTGCGGCAGGTTCCACCACGACGACGACCCCGGACTGGGCACCGCGATCGCGCCGGACGCCTACGACTATCGCGGCGCGGTGCTGTGGCAGGGACACGCGGGGGAGTTGTGGCACCGCTTCACCATTCGCCTCCGCCGTGAGCTCGCCACCGCCGCCGGAATCCGCGTCAAGGACTTCCCGCAGCACGCCCGCCTGTCCTACGCCAAGGTCGCCGAGTACCAGCGCCGCGGGCTCGTCCACTTCCACGCCGTCATCCGCCTCGACGGCCCGGAGGGACCCGACGACCTGGCACCGAACTGGGGCGACACAGACTCGCTCGAACACGCCGTGCGCGCCGCCGCGCAAACCGCGCAGGTCACCAAGACCCTCGACCTCGACGGGCAGACCGAAGAGCACACGTTCACCTGGGGCCAGCAGCTCGACATCCGCGTCATCCATCGCCCCGAGCAGGTCGAGGACGGGCACGGCAACCTGACGGACCAGGCGCTGGCGGGCTACATCGCCAAGTACGCCACCAAGGGCACCTCGACCAGCGAGACCCCCGACCGGCGGGTGCACTCCGAACGCCACATCGAGCACCTCAAGGTCCACCCGCACCACAAGCGCATGATCCGCACGGCCTGGCAGCTCGGCGGTAACGAAGACCTCGCGTTCCTGCGCCGCTGGGCACACATGCTCGGCTTTCGCGGTCACTTCCTCACCAAAAGCCAGCGCTACTCGCTGACCTTCACCCAGCTCCGCGGCGTCCGTCGCACCTTCCAGCACCACGCGGCGCTGGAAGCCCTCGGCGTCGAGCCCGGCTCCGTGGTCGTGATCAACCACTGGAACTACACCGGCAACGGCCACGCCGACGACGCAGAACGTGAACTCGCCGAAGCCATCTACCAGCGCAAACGCGACAACCGTGTGACCAAGAAGGAGGACCAGCCATGACCCGCAAACTGCTGTCCATTGAGGACGTCGCCGCATACCTCGGAGTCCCCAAAGGCACGCTCTACCAGTGGCGCACCAAGGGCTACGGGCCGCAAGGCCGGCGGATCGGCAAGTACGTGCGCTACCGCCAGGAGGACGTGGACGCCTGGGTCGATGAACAGGGGGCGGCCTGATGGGCAGGCCACCGCTGCCGCTCGGCACCTGGGGCAAGATCCGTGCGTACAAGATTTCGGACCGCACCTGGCGCGCCATCGCCAACTACAAGGACTTCGACGGCGTGACCCGCCCGGTCGAAAGGGTCGGCGAGACCAAGGCGAAGGCCGCGAACAACCTCCTGGAGGCGCTGCGCGATCGAGCGCGCCGCTCCTCGGACGGCGAGATCAAGCCCGAGACCAAGGTCGCGGTCGCTGCCGACATGTGGCTCAGGGATGTTGACGAGTCGGATAAGGCCGCCCGGACGAAGCGGGAGTACCGGGACACGTGGAATCGCTATCTCCGGGATGCCGTTGGCCAGTTGCGGGTGAACGACGTCCGGGTCTCGACGATCAACCGGATCATCACGACCGTTCGTGACCGGCACGGCAGGGGAGCGGCATCCCACACCAAGGTCGTCCTGTCGGGGATCTTCGCGCTCGTGGTCCGACACGATGCCCTGGACAAGAACCCCGTGCGGGAGATCGAGAGCCTGGGCAAGAAGAACCGCAAGAAGGAACGCTTGGTCAACGACAAGACCATCAACCGCGTGCTCGGTGTCTTCCACGCTTCCGAGGAGGCGCAACGCTGGGATCTCGTGGACATCGTCGACGTCCTGTCCGGTCTCGGCTGCCGGATAGGCGAGCTGCTGGCGCTCGATTGGAGGACGTCGATCGACTTCGAGGCCGGCACCGTTCGCTTCCACGGCACGGTCATCCGTGTGACCGGCAAGGGGTTGTTCGTCCAAGACCACACCAAGAGCCGGGCAGGCATGCGGACCGTCCGCCCGCCGACTTGGGTCCTCGACATCCTCAAGCGGCGCTACGCGGAGTCGGATTCGCCCTGGGTGTTTCCCTCGGCGACCGGCACACTGCGGGACCCGGACAACACCCGATCTCGGATCCGTGCCGTAGTGGCAGGGACGCCGTTCAAGGGGCTGCACCCGCACGACTTCCGGCACTACGTGGCGGGCGTGCTCGACTCGGCGGGCCTGACCGCGCGAGAGATCGCCGACTACCTCGGCCATGAGCGGATCAGCACGACCCAGGAGGACTACATGGAGCGCGGAGTCGTGGGGGAGAGCGCTGGCCCCGCGTTGGCGGTTCGTCCCCCTGCCGAGAAGCCGAAAAGCGAGGGTTAAGCATGGGGAGGAACAGCACAAAGCCCCTGGTCAACGGAACTACCAGGGGCTTTGTGCCCCCGGCAGGATTCGAACCTGCGACACCCGCTTTAGGAGAGCGGTGCTCTATCCCCTGAGCTACGAGGGCTGGCCGACCCAGCGTAGCGGGTCCCGCCGCTGCCCATGAGCGTGACCTTCGCCTCCGCGGCGGGCAACAGTCGCGGGCGGTCCGACGAAAGGCACAACCGGCCTGGGTGATCAGCGTATCGACTCCCGCGCTACCACTGGGTAACCTTCCGTGACCGGGATGCGGACACCCCCGCTCCACCGACCGTTCGGAGGGCTTAGTTGATCAAGCTCATGTTCGCCGACGACGAGGATCTCGTGCGGGCCAGCCTGAGGGGCATGATGGCGGGTGCGCCGGACATCGAGGTGGTCGGTGAGGCGAACGACGGGCGATCCGCGGTGGAGACAGCCCGGCGCCTGCATCCGGACGTCGTGCTGCTCGACATCAAGATGCGGGCGCCCGACGACGGGATCCGGGCGCTCCGCGCGATTCTCGAACTGCCCAACCCGCCGAGCGCGGCGATGTTGACCACCTTCGACATGGACGAGTATGTCAGCCTGGCCCTGCGGCTGGGCGCGAACGGGTTCCTCCTCAAGGATATCGAGCCCGCCGCGCTGCTCAGGGCGATCCGCGACCTCGCCAAGGGAGGCGCCGTCCTCGATCCGGGCGTCGCGGCGCGCATGGTGCGCGCGCATCGCGAGGGGCAGCGTGCCGCGCAGCCCGCGCGCAAGTTACTTGCCTCACTTTCCGAGCGGGAGCGTGAAGTCGTCAGCCTGATCGGGCAGGGCCTGTCCAACGCCGAGATCGGCGGCAAGCTCCACCTGTCCGAGGCCACGGTCAAGGGCTACGTGTCGGCCGTCCTGTCGAAGATCGGCGCCGCGAACCGGGTCCAGGCCGCGCTCCTCGCCTACCGCGGCGGGCTGCTGGACCAGTAGCTTCTCAGGCGGGTCTCAGCACCGTCCGCAACACTGTCCACATGCGCATTCTCGTTGTCGACGACGACCGGGCCGTCCGGGAGTCCCTGCGGCGGTCGCTGGAGTTCAACGGCTACCAGGTGGAACTCGCCGGCGACGGCGCGCAGGCACTCGAACGCGTCATCGCCGACCGGCCGGACGCCATGATCCTCGACGTCATGATGCCCCGCCTCGACGGGCTGGAGGTGGCCCGGCGCCTGCGCAGCACCGGGGACGACCTGCCGATCCTCGTGCTCACCGCACGTGACACGGTGTCCGACCGCGTGTCCGGCCTGGACGCCGGCGCCGACGACTACCTGCCGAAGCCGTTCGCGCTGGAGGAACTCCTCGCCCGCCTCCGCGCGCTCCTGCGCCGCGCCTCCCGAGAGGCCCAGACGCCGCCGGACGCCGAGAAGCTCACCTTCGCGGACCTGACGCTCGACCCGGGTACCCGCGAGGTCCGCCGCGGCGACCGCGACATCAGCCTCACCCGCACCGAGTTCGCGCTGCTCGAACTGTTCATGTCGTACCCGAAACACGTGCTCACGCGCGGCCGCATCCTCGAGGAGGTGTGGGGCTACGACTTCCCGACCTCGGGCAACGCCCTCGAGGTCTACGTCGGCTACCTGCGCCGCAAGACCGAAGCCGGTGGTGAGCCGCGGCTGATCCACACCGTCCGCGGCGTCGGCTACGTCCTGCGGGAAACGCCACCGTGAGCCAAGCCGTGGCCGAGCCGGTGCCCGTGATCCGCGTCGACCAGGAGACGCAGCCGGCCCCGCGGCGGATGTCGCTGCGAGCGCGTGTCTCGCTCCTGGCGGCCGCGTGCGTCGCGGGCGTGCTCGCGCTGGTGTCGATGG containing:
- a CDS encoding FtsK/SpoIIIE domain-containing protein → MATEFSKRAKGAEVKAVAWIGRHPGSILTPAAVTASGLELGWATTGGILGGTAAGLGAWYRAHPDTFDRFAAPRMRAWRRRWVTYLGRRWRNALIACDLFTTNRKTGELHIPRLVRIRSYSPSVDTLYVKLHPGQHLRQFEAKLPELTEALKVERIAIERVKPLLIALVVERSESFTEVIEAPEMPYDSDAVELTSLYVGETEYGVDWRLATLGQHLFVAGTTGAGKNSVVNALLRGLAPMIRDGSVRLWICDPKQMEFAKLAGIAHRYATDEGECAALVEEYVEDMQATQRSLAEQGKRKITPSPITPLNLLILDEMGALLAYGDGGTARSLKRQLALVGSQGRATGHSMIGLVQEPTKDTVPVRDLFTTRVCLRVTSAAHVDMVLGENARLRGALADEIPNVAETSGIGYVIRQRSRVPMRVRAAYVDDRELDELVEFVRAGWRGADLRVVA
- a CDS encoding response regulator transcription factor gives rise to the protein MRILVVDDDRAVRESLRRSLEFNGYQVELAGDGAQALERVIADRPDAMILDVMMPRLDGLEVARRLRSTGDDLPILVLTARDTVSDRVSGLDAGADDYLPKPFALEELLARLRALLRRASREAQTPPDAEKLTFADLTLDPGTREVRRGDRDISLTRTEFALLELFMSYPKHVLTRGRILEEVWGYDFPTSGNALEVYVGYLRRKTEAGGEPRLIHTVRGVGYVLRETPP
- a CDS encoding site-specific integrase; translated protein: MGRPPLPLGTWGKIRAYKISDRTWRAIANYKDFDGVTRPVERVGETKAKAANNLLEALRDRARRSSDGEIKPETKVAVAADMWLRDVDESDKAARTKREYRDTWNRYLRDAVGQLRVNDVRVSTINRIITTVRDRHGRGAASHTKVVLSGIFALVVRHDALDKNPVREIESLGKKNRKKERLVNDKTINRVLGVFHASEEAQRWDLVDIVDVLSGLGCRIGELLALDWRTSIDFEAGTVRFHGTVIRVTGKGLFVQDHTKSRAGMRTVRPPTWVLDILKRRYAESDSPWVFPSATGTLRDPDNTRSRIRAVVAGTPFKGLHPHDFRHYVAGVLDSAGLTAREIADYLGHERISTTQEDYMERGVVGESAGPALAVRPPAEKPKSEG
- a CDS encoding DUF2637 domain-containing protein, coding for MSKADTLRGTGTRLVEVVRVLVTVVLGGIGAAAGFTHTHDWAVHHGQAGWLAWADAVVIEGIAIVAGFEVRRDHQRGNTRFLTFPMVVLVAGFGIQMTAQVALAEPTPGGWLLAAMPALGFLVVVKLLMRRAPADTAPEPPAAPAPATSTAPAPPSTPAPVRGSTLAKLPAGVRDTVTRTTEAAHAAGRPVTADELSTAVKLPDAMLTALLDELNTRVNHHPVTT
- a CDS encoding replication initiator, coding for MPHVSLNLDLAARIQQRLTAPDYRRWRSRVEATGGCLKPVHLSGFRKLIDRTTGTVLDRLAGTIYAPCGNRRASVCPACSDRYAGDAFQLIRAGVAGGKAIPADVADKPRLFVTLTAPSFGAVHTRPTTRHGKPRPCPCGRFHHDDDPGLGTAIAPDAYDYRGAVLWQGHAGELWHRFTIRLRRELATAAGIRVKDFPQHARLSYAKVAEYQRRGLVHFHAVIRLDGPEGPDDLAPNWGDTDSLEHAVRAAAQTAQVTKTLDLDGQTEEHTFTWGQQLDIRVIHRPEQVEDGHGNLTDQALAGYIAKYATKGTSTSETPDRRVHSERHIEHLKVHPHHKRMIRTAWQLGGNEDLAFLRRWAHMLGFRGHFLTKSQRYSLTFTQLRGVRRTFQHHAALEALGVEPGSVVVINHWNYTGNGHADDAERELAEAIYQRKRDNRVTKKEDQP
- a CDS encoding response regulator produces the protein MIKLMFADDEDLVRASLRGMMAGAPDIEVVGEANDGRSAVETARRLHPDVVLLDIKMRAPDDGIRALRAILELPNPPSAAMLTTFDMDEYVSLALRLGANGFLLKDIEPAALLRAIRDLAKGGAVLDPGVAARMVRAHREGQRAAQPARKLLASLSEREREVVSLIGQGLSNAEIGGKLHLSEATVKGYVSAVLSKIGAANRVQAALLAYRGGLLDQ
- a CDS encoding helix-turn-helix transcriptional regulator; this encodes MTRKLLSIEDVAAYLGVPKGTLYQWRTKGYGPQGRRIGKYVRYRQEDVDAWVDEQGAA